The nucleotide window tgATCAGCTTGTCCGAGGATTGGAAattgctctgcccaatccacaaaaagggtgaacctacaatctgcgccaattaccctgggataagtctcctcaacatcgcatataaggttctatcgagcgtactgtgtgaaagactaaagcccaCGGTCAACATTGACTGATTGAATcctatcagtgtggctttaagcctggaaaatctacaactgaccagatatttacaatgcgccacgtcttggaaaatacccgtgaaaagaggatcgataCACACCACCGCAGAGCTGAATAAAGAAGGTACAAGTTTCCACAAGAGTGTACAATTGCTAGCTTACGCCGATGACATCGGTATCATTGGCCATGGTAATCGGCCCGTTAGTTTGGTTTTCTCCAGGTTGGGCaatgaagcgaagcaaatggttcTGGGaatgaacgaggacaagacgaaatacctCTTGCCATCAAACGAATAgtcatcgcattcgcgacttggcttccacgtcactgttggcagtcaaaacttcgaagtcgtagataaattCTTCTATCTTGGTACcaatattaacaccaacaacaatgtcaacctcgaaatctaacgcatAACAACTTTttccaataggtgctacttcggactgagcaggcaattgagaagtaaagtcctctctcgacgaacacagaccaaattctataagtcatttatcctgctatatgatgcagaatCATGTACTTAGGATGGCAACATCTAATGtatcggcgttacgagttttgagagaaaagttctgcgaaagatttatggtcctttttgcattggcaacagcgaatGCCGTATTCTATGGAACGAGATATTCGAAGATACTGAGATAGTTCAGAGGCAggggctacgctggctaagatCATGTTGTCATAATGGATGAAAACAtcccagctctgagagtattcgaagcagtacctgccgggggaagcaaGGGAAGTGGAATACCTCCTCTCCGTTGGAAAGTTCAAGTGGAGAAGAGCATTTTAGAATAATCTATAATAAGCAGAAAAATTAGTTCACTTGTTTTCTAAAGCAACAcacttttttatgtaatttaaaaatacactCTTTTAATAAAACAGATGTTcagctatttataaaaaaacaatagaaatattataatataaatatgaattaatTCTACAGGTGAAAacagtgaaattttaaaatataattttcgataTTGTAACTTTCGGTATAAAAGCAACTTCTGGGGTTGGAAAAATTATCAGTTTCTGAAACTAACTACTTCAACTCACTTACTAAATCAACATGAAGTTCCTCGCTTGCTTTTTAGTGCTGtcgatcttcctcttccttggACAAACTCAGGCACAATGCCCGAATGCGCCaagtaagtaaacaaaaaatatatttttttgctacagaaaatatattattttgactACTGTCGTCCACAGGATACTACGGCTGCTCGGGTGGTTATCATAGCGGTCATGGTGGATCCGGTTGCTACGGTGGCACCAGATGGTATTACAATTATGGAGCTGATGCGTGCTACAGTTTCTACTATAACGGCTGTGGCGGTAACTCGAACCGTTATTGTTCGCTAGCAGCCTGTCAAAATAACTGTGAATAATAGTCAAGTGTAATCAAATGCAATGGACCGGTTTTTGAGCAATAAAATAATAGCATGACACATACAAAACGAgtgttctttattttttagttaaaatatcaaaaaatattaagaatgtTGGGAATTTAGTTGGGCTTCCTGAGTCCCTAGTGTATGCTAAAACAGTACAAATACTTTGAGGATTGTAAAGCACTCCATAAAAATTTGCTCAGAAGCTATCATAAGAACTTAGGATATTAATTAAATCATAACTTCCAGTTCATGTTCGACTAAAAAACTAACCAACTTGCTACTTTTCATGAGGTTCAAACCATTGTTAGcgtttatttctgaaaaaaatttcggaTTTCTGAAAAAACTTCGGATTCAACAGGTTTTTGATATGATACACCAGATGCCATCTGATCATATATTACTCGGACTGGTCCATGAAccgaaactattattttttttgttatcgttaaaaatgttttcgaagttttttgGGAAGTCTACTTTATCACAAACACCAGTGCCTCATATGATTCGAAAGTCCACCTCTCTTAATGACGTTAACAATGAAACAGTTAACGAAACATTGCTGGAATATCATCGTATTGTCATCATAATGATAGTAGCAGaggatttcaatatttcttatGGATGGAAtcaacatattttggttaatattttgtgtatgcAGAGTGTTAAAGCTAGACTCGTACCAAAGGTATAACATAAATCTGAAAATTACATCTAGTAGAGGTCGACAACAATGCTTGAAGTATCTGAGGATCCTACATTCATTACTGGTAACAAGCCGCGAGTTTATGAATATAACTACGAAGctgtccaacaatctagcgaTGGACGCTCCAAAAATGTGCTGAAACCGAAAACAACACGCCGAAgtcggtcaaaaatcaaggtgttgcagataattttctttgataaaTGTGGTTTGTTTCTATATGAGTTCATTCCACATGGTTTAGCGGTCAATAAGACATACTTTACCCTTACCTATACTTTACTCGCCTATACCTTTTATAGGCGACTACGTAAAACAGTTCGTCGTAAACGACCAATTGGGCTTTGTGTACCTTTTTCTGGTTTCAGAACTGGAAAATCCGCTTCGGCACTAAAGACCATGCTAGCCGAGGCTTATAAAAAgtatatggaaaatttatttacctAATAATAACCCCTTAACTGCAAATCGCCTAGATTTCGAATGCAAGTTCTAAATCTAGGCCTAATAGAGAATGTTCAGCGTCTCTCTCATGCCTACTAAAGCCTCTCGGACTCGCATGTGTTGCCAGTAATTTGTGACCTATAATAAGGTCCAAAACCGTCCTTTAATCTTTTGAAGTCCGTATGAGTTAACTGTTTGCGTGTTATTCTTCGGGTCTCTTACACATTATCTTGGCGATCCAGCATTTCTTTAAGACATTCCGTTTTACACTCaatctcagctatttcgttTTCCGAAAGTCGCTTTGAGGCCTGgaacatagtacatacatatgtatgcacccGCTTTTCGACAGCTACCACATCTACTGGCTCCCTACTACTAAGAACATTCTCTGACGTAATACGATATTGAGATGATTGAAGATGTACGCAAACTAATATTGCAAGATTGTCATGTGACCTATCTTCGGATTGAGACAACCATGGGTATTAGTGGGGCTAGCATACATTCAAGGGCGGCTATAACCGCTTAAATGGTATCTACACGGTTcatttcaagaaatcaggaaaaccaacgGTCGAACAGTCCTCAGCACGACAATGCTaactctcacacatcgactggAACTCAAAACATCGacccaagtag belongs to Bactrocera dorsalis isolate Fly_Bdor chromosome 1, ASM2337382v1, whole genome shotgun sequence and includes:
- the LOC125778505 gene encoding boophilin-G2-like; amino-acid sequence: MKFLACFLVLSIFLFLGQTQAQCPNAPRYYGCSGGYHSGHGGSGCYGGTRWYYNYGADACYSFYYNGCGGNSNRYCSLAACQNNCE